From a single Muntiacus reevesi chromosome 14, mMunRee1.1, whole genome shotgun sequence genomic region:
- the STC2 gene encoding stanniocalcin-2, with protein MCAERLGQFVTLALVLVTFDPARGTDATNPPEGPQDRGSQQKGRLSLQNTAEIQHCLVSAGDVGCGVFECFENNSCEIRGLHGICMTFLHNAGKFDAQGKSFIKDALKCKAHALRHRFSCISRKCPAIKEMVFQLQRECYLKHDLCSAAQENIRVMVEMIHFKDLLLHAPYVDLVNLLLTCGEEVKEAITHSVQAQCEQSWGSLCSILSFCTSAIQRPPTAPPERQLQGERAKLSRGHPAEMGHHLAEPSSREAGRGAKGERGSKSHPNAHARGRAAGPGAQGTSGSSEWEDEQSEYSDIRR; from the exons ATGTGTGCCGAGCGGCTGGGCCAGTTCGTGACCCTGGCTTTGGTGCTGGTTACCTTCGATCCAGCTCGAGGGACCGACGCCACCAACCCCCCCGAAGGTCCCCAAGACAGGGGCTCCCAGCAGAAAGGCCGTCTGTCCTTGCAGAACACAG CGGAAATCCAGCACTGTTTGGTCAGCGCTGGCGATGTGGGGTGTGGCGTGTTTGAATGTTTCGAGAACAACTCTTGTGAGATTCGGGGCTTACATGGAATTTGCATGACTTTTCTGCACAACGCTGGAAAATTTGATGCCCAG GGCAAGTCGTTCATCAAAGATGCCTTGAAGTGTAAGGCCCACGCTCTGCGGCACAGATTCAGCTGCATCAGCCGGAAGTGTCCGGCCATCAAGGAGATGGTGTTCCAGCTACAGCGGGAATGCTACCTCAAGCACGATCTGTGCTCTGCGGCGCAGGAGAACATCCGGGTGATGGTGGAAATGATTCACTTCAAGGACTTGCTGCTGCATGC ACCCTACGTGGACCTAGTGAACCTGCTGCTGACCTGTGGGGAGGAGGTGAAGGAGGCCATCACCCACAGCGTCCAGGCTCAGTGTGAGCAGAGCTGGGGAAGCCTGTGCTCCATCCTGAGTTTCTGCACCTCGGCCATCCAGAGACCCCCCACGGCGCCGCCCGAGCGCCAGCTCCAGGGCGAAAGGGCCAAGCTCTCCAGGGGCCACCCCGCGGAAATGGGGCACCACCTCGCGGAGCCCAGCAGTCGGGAGGCCGGCCGAGGTGCCAAGGGTGAGCGAGGTAGCAAGAGCCACCCCAACGCCCACGCCCGGGGCAGAGCGGCCGGCCCCGGGGCCCAGGGAACTTCTGGAAGCAGCGAGTGGGAGGATGAACAGTCTGAGTATTCCGATATCCGGAGGTGA